A single Tenacibaculum sp. 190524A02b DNA region contains:
- a CDS encoding glycosyl hydrolase — MKKIGLIIFCLVILLGCNSKKSTKLNKKDYLTFFKKIKGKGCVSGQFIRWSYNASLEEMKKANELSGQWVGMLGADYYGNFRDSVPSPKGIYQKANQAIKEYYPKNGLVNLSLHINNPQSGASAWDYVIDIDSIFIPNSRVQKNLLKELDFIAEGIADLEEKGVMVMFRPYHEMNGYWFWWGKSKRFAELWKFTYKYLVEEKKLDNMLWCWSPDAGPGNIHDYYPGDEYVDIVGLDSYGADLPKKALDDYKEILKYNKPFGFSEYGCVQGGDKKTAATFDYSVLKDWLHKEFPEAVYFLVWRDHWGFTGKKGVGALLNDDKILNKESIMELKTIKQ, encoded by the coding sequence ATGAAAAAAATAGGATTAATTATCTTTTGTTTGGTAATACTATTAGGATGCAATAGCAAAAAATCTACTAAACTTAATAAAAAAGATTATCTTACTTTCTTTAAAAAAATCAAAGGAAAAGGTTGCGTTTCTGGGCAATTTATTCGTTGGAGTTATAATGCTTCGTTAGAAGAAATGAAAAAAGCTAATGAATTATCTGGTCAGTGGGTAGGAATGTTAGGTGCTGATTACTATGGGAATTTTAGAGACTCTGTTCCTTCGCCTAAAGGGATATATCAAAAAGCCAATCAAGCAATAAAAGAGTATTACCCTAAAAATGGATTGGTTAACTTATCACTTCATATAAATAATCCACAATCTGGAGCAAGTGCATGGGATTATGTAATAGATATTGATTCTATTTTTATACCAAATAGTCGGGTTCAGAAAAACTTGTTAAAAGAATTAGATTTTATAGCTGAAGGAATTGCTGATCTAGAAGAAAAAGGAGTAATGGTTATGTTTAGGCCTTACCATGAAATGAATGGATATTGGTTTTGGTGGGGAAAAAGTAAGCGTTTTGCAGAGTTATGGAAGTTTACCTATAAGTATTTAGTAGAAGAGAAAAAGTTAGACAATATGCTTTGGTGTTGGTCTCCTGATGCAGGACCAGGAAATATACATGACTATTATCCGGGAGATGAATATGTAGATATTGTAGGGTTAGATTCGTATGGAGCAGATTTACCTAAAAAAGCATTAGATGATTACAAGGAAATTTTGAAATACAACAAACCTTTTGGATTTTCTGAATATGGTTGCGTACAAGGAGGAGATAAAAAAACGGCTGCCACCTTTGATTACAGCGTATTAAAAGATTGGTTGCATAAAGAGTTTCCTGAAGCAGTTTACTTTTTAGTTTGGAGAGATCATTGGGGCTTTACAGGAAAGAAAGGTGTGGGTGCTTTATTGAATGATGATAAAATTCTTAACAAAGAATCTATAATGGAATTGAAGACAATAAAACAATAG
- a CDS encoding Pycsar system effector family protein, with protein MSNLLENVEHYVLNFLNTNLKKKFVYHNIAHTQRVVEKAKELATLEGLNEEDTQKLLIAAWFHDTGYSKDPNNHEEESVKIATGYLKQENAENFVEDITPIIMATKMGNTPSTQLDKILKDADCSHLGSKNYNDFSELLRKELELTKGLEFTDPDWLNNNIHFLTNEHQFYTTSAIKTWEKQKGKNLAQLLKTQKKVTQDLVKLKQKKEELAFKKNKIDLPERGIETMFRVALRNHITLSDIADTKANILLSVNAIIISMTLSTLIPKLDNPSNSYLVIPSIVFMIFTVISIILSVMATRPNVTQGKFTKEDVANKKVNLIFFGNFHKMSLSEFEWAMDEMLKDRDYLYGSLTKDLYFLGLVLNRKYSLLRTTYTVFMIGIIVSVLAFAIAFYMQSGV; from the coding sequence ATGAGTAATTTATTAGAAAATGTAGAACATTATGTGCTTAATTTTTTAAATACAAATTTAAAAAAGAAGTTTGTATACCATAATATTGCTCATACACAACGTGTAGTTGAAAAGGCTAAAGAGTTAGCCACTCTTGAAGGTTTAAATGAAGAAGACACTCAAAAACTCTTAATCGCTGCATGGTTTCATGACACTGGATACAGTAAAGATCCAAACAATCATGAAGAAGAAAGTGTAAAAATTGCTACAGGCTATCTAAAACAAGAAAATGCTGAAAATTTTGTTGAAGATATTACTCCTATTATCATGGCTACTAAAATGGGAAATACTCCTTCTACACAGCTAGATAAAATTTTAAAAGATGCTGATTGCTCTCATTTAGGAAGTAAAAACTATAATGATTTCTCTGAATTATTACGTAAAGAATTAGAACTTACCAAAGGGTTAGAATTTACCGATCCTGATTGGTTAAATAATAACATTCATTTTTTAACTAATGAACATCAATTCTACACAACAAGTGCTATAAAAACTTGGGAAAAGCAAAAAGGTAAAAATCTAGCACAGTTATTAAAAACTCAAAAAAAAGTAACCCAAGACTTAGTTAAACTAAAACAAAAAAAAGAAGAACTTGCTTTTAAAAAAAATAAAATTGATTTGCCTGAACGTGGTATTGAAACTATGTTTAGAGTAGCGTTAAGAAATCATATTACTTTAAGTGATATTGCAGATACTAAAGCGAATATTTTACTTTCAGTAAATGCTATTATTATTTCTATGACGCTTTCTACTTTAATTCCTAAACTAGATAATCCATCTAATAGCTATTTAGTAATTCCTTCTATTGTATTTATGATATTTACAGTCATATCTATTATTCTTTCTGTTATGGCTACACGCCCTAATGTTACACAAGGAAAATTTACCAAAGAAGATGTTGCTAATAAAAAGGTAAACTTAATATTCTTTGGAAACTTTCATAAGATGAGTTTATCTGAGTTTGAATGGGCTATGGATGAAATGCTAAAAGACCGTGATTATTTGTATGGTTCTTTAACTAAAGATTTATACTTTTTAGGATTGGTTTTAAATAGAAAATATAGTTTATTGAGAACCACTTATACTGTTTTTATGATTGGTATTATTGTGAGTGTATTAGCTTTTGCTATTGCTTTTTATATGCAGAGTGGTGTATAA
- a CDS encoding DUF423 domain-containing protein, whose product MEQTLLIFGTIYGMLAVVFGAFGAHALKKVLTDEQLKSFETGVKYQMYHAIVLLVVGFNLKQFNTLLGWSFIVGIFLFSFSIYGLVLSDAKGKKLRFLGPITPLGGLLLIIGWILLLVEVC is encoded by the coding sequence ATGGAGCAAACCTTATTAATTTTTGGAACTATTTATGGTATGTTGGCTGTTGTTTTTGGAGCTTTTGGAGCACATGCTTTAAAAAAAGTGTTAACTGATGAGCAATTAAAGTCGTTTGAAACTGGAGTGAAGTACCAAATGTATCATGCTATTGTTTTATTAGTAGTTGGTTTTAATCTTAAACAGTTTAATACTTTATTAGGTTGGAGTTTTATAGTAGGAATCTTTTTGTTTTCTTTCAGTATTTATGGTTTAGTACTTTCTGATGCTAAGGGTAAAAAGCTACGTTTTTTAGGTCCGATTACTCCTTTAGGAGGTTTATTATTAATTATAGGTTGGATATTATTACTTGTTGAGGTATGTTGA
- the msrA gene encoding peptide-methionine (S)-S-oxide reductase MsrA: protein MGKEIATVGGGCFWCTEAIFLEIKGVEKVVSGYAGGNVPGKPTYREICSGLTGHAEVIQITYDAEVISYAELLTIFMTTHDPTTLNRQGADVGTQYRSVIFYHNDTQQAIANEVIQQVQPYFESPIVTEITEIPTFFEAEDYHQNYYHQNKEQGYCNFVITPKLAKLRKLYADKLKN from the coding sequence ATGGGTAAAGAAATAGCAACTGTTGGAGGTGGATGTTTTTGGTGTACCGAAGCCATTTTTTTAGAGATAAAGGGAGTTGAAAAAGTAGTATCAGGATATGCAGGAGGAAATGTTCCAGGAAAACCAACTTATAGAGAAATTTGTTCAGGATTAACTGGTCATGCAGAAGTCATACAAATAACCTATGATGCAGAGGTAATTTCGTATGCTGAATTACTGACTATTTTTATGACAACTCATGATCCAACGACCTTAAATAGACAAGGAGCAGATGTTGGAACTCAATATAGATCGGTTATTTTTTATCATAATGATACACAGCAAGCCATAGCAAATGAAGTAATACAGCAAGTGCAACCTTATTTTGAAAGCCCTATTGTAACTGAAATAACGGAAATACCTACTTTTTTTGAAGCAGAAGACTATCATCAAAATTATTACCATCAAAATAAAGAACAAGGCTATTGTAACTTTGTAATTACTCCAAAATTAGCAAAACTTAGAAAACTATATGCTGATAAATTGAAAAACTAG
- a CDS encoding Gfo/Idh/MocA family oxidoreductase: MSLNSAKTIRWGIIGCGAVTEVKSGPAYQQIEGFELYAVMRRDVEKLKDYADRHHVEKYYTNADELIGDKEVDAIYIATPPDSHMYYALKVAKSGKPCCIEKPIATNYKDSLAIYEAFKEKNIPLFVAYYRRSLPRFLKIKEWLVNNSIGEVRHINWMLSRKTKEIDTLKKKNWRTDASIAYGGYFDDLASHGLDLFTFLLGDIKEAHGISTNQQNLYTAKDAITGCWLHDCGATGSGIWNFGASFYEDKVEIIGSKGKVQFSVFGEVSLSLKTEEKEIEVFIENPKHIQIYHVQNMKKQFSDKNYKHPSNGKTATHTAWVMDKILGRLV; encoded by the coding sequence ATGAGTTTAAATTCAGCTAAAACAATACGATGGGGCATTATTGGATGCGGAGCTGTTACAGAAGTAAAAAGTGGTCCAGCCTACCAACAAATTGAAGGTTTTGAGTTGTATGCAGTAATGAGAAGAGATGTTGAGAAATTGAAAGATTATGCGGATAGGCACCATGTAGAGAAGTATTATACAAATGCAGATGAATTAATTGGAGATAAAGAAGTTGATGCTATCTACATAGCCACACCACCTGACTCTCATATGTATTATGCTTTAAAAGTAGCCAAATCAGGAAAGCCTTGTTGTATAGAAAAACCAATAGCAACAAACTATAAAGATAGTTTAGCTATTTATGAAGCCTTTAAAGAAAAGAACATTCCATTATTTGTAGCTTATTATAGGCGTTCACTTCCAAGGTTTTTAAAAATAAAAGAATGGCTAGTGAATAATAGTATTGGAGAGGTAAGACACATCAACTGGATGTTAAGTAGAAAAACAAAGGAAATAGATACGTTAAAAAAGAAAAATTGGCGAACAGATGCTAGTATAGCTTATGGAGGTTATTTTGATGACTTGGCAAGTCATGGTTTAGATTTATTTACATTTCTGCTAGGAGATATAAAAGAAGCACATGGAATAAGCACCAATCAACAAAATTTGTATACAGCAAAAGATGCAATTACAGGTTGTTGGCTACATGACTGTGGTGCTACTGGATCAGGAATATGGAATTTTGGAGCTAGTTTTTATGAGGATAAAGTAGAAATTATAGGGAGTAAAGGAAAGGTACAGTTTTCTGTTTTTGGAGAAGTTTCATTATCTCTAAAGACAGAAGAGAAAGAAATAGAGGTTTTTATAGAAAACCCAAAGCATATTCAAATATACCATGTACAGAATATGAAAAAACAGTTTTCTGATAAGAATTATAAACATCCTTCAAATGGAAAAACTGCAACACATACTGCTTGGGTAATGGATAAAATTTTAGGAAGATTAGTATAG
- the msrB gene encoding peptide-methionine (R)-S-oxide reductase MsrB, giving the protein MLTWKHIIEFSVHGTPVPTKRVEKTDEEWKKLLSPEEYRITRLKGTERPFSGEHCSSFKGGKYNCTCCDTPLFDSSIKFESHSGWPSFTQPVQKNAVKYHKDTTHGMIRVEILCNTCDAHLGHVFPDGPEPSGLRYCVNSLSIKLEKDG; this is encoded by the coding sequence ATGTTAACATGGAAGCATATTATAGAGTTTAGTGTACATGGTACTCCTGTTCCTACAAAACGAGTAGAAAAAACGGACGAAGAATGGAAGAAACTCTTATCACCAGAAGAATATAGAATTACTAGATTAAAAGGAACAGAAAGGCCTTTTAGCGGAGAACACTGTTCGTCTTTTAAAGGAGGAAAATATAATTGTACTTGTTGTGACACACCATTGTTTGATTCTAGCATTAAGTTTGAATCTCATTCAGGATGGCCAAGTTTTACACAACCAGTACAAAAAAATGCGGTTAAATACCATAAAGATACTACTCATGGAATGATAAGGGTTGAGATTTTATGCAATACCTGTGATGCGCATTTAGGACATGTTTTTCCTGATGGACCAGAACCTAGTGGATTACGTTACTGCGTTAATTCATTATCTATAAAACTAGAAAAAGATGGGTAA
- a CDS encoding GAF domain-containing protein — MKIRNINDIQDFELPLQLNISFRKVFEVFQKYASNDLKEHPFHESAKRMIQEIEKYPELIEGFSDFTLLEKYEEIIDILLEPLFPEMLSGNEIKAASIPFSFTAFKFTERFASIIQNAGEGYDLQARNFEDDLMYIYSCTLILAIVYNYPIDLKRPFFFDIPDTQLGIMKHYRVAFNGDFMEVYPTENAPKITQEDIKVLLDNFDNIEIWREKFPPNSYIFKGFGIMNLFDVTADETLSAIRTNLLEKDDGSIVEKLQTSLQEFYTIKDLKVGFSVFDISNIQSESLRVKKSESLVIEEGAAIACNDFFCHYILNKIFSDTETVVLSDVEAYGRNTNQNQFYKKLEAHDIGSIILIPIKTTNEKDLVLLEIASPRAYELNSVNKQKLKDIIPVFEAAAERNSEEFLNILEATIQEHYTSIHPSVKWRFYEAAENYQNALYAKEEDAKIEQIVFEDVYPLYGQIDISGSSIARNLAIKEDLTTQLTLAINVLCEACKTEELPIYEELMFRVKEYLNEVKTGLKAGDEIGILDFLKKDIYPVFNHIKEIDTSLKDLVKTYTNSLDKNLQVVYNKRKSYEESVTKLNDKLAKFIDKKQEEAQAMFPHYFERYKTDGVEYNMYIGQALTKQKKFDDLYLYNLRLWQLQTMCEMENLANVTRKTLTHDLKVASLILVHSNSLAIKFRMDEKQFDVDGAYNIRYEIIKKRIDKAYIKNTNERLTVPGKIAIVYSQEKDAREYTKYIKYLQSKNLLGELEQLELEDLQGVSGLKAMRVEVIYHDENNKKPTISVEELFMDLKKELKS; from the coding sequence ATGAAGATACGAAACATCAATGATATACAAGATTTCGAACTTCCCTTACAACTCAATATTAGTTTTAGAAAAGTTTTTGAGGTGTTTCAAAAATATGCTAGTAATGATTTAAAGGAACATCCTTTTCATGAGTCAGCTAAAAGAATGATTCAAGAAATTGAAAAATACCCAGAATTAATTGAAGGTTTTTCTGATTTTACACTGTTAGAAAAATATGAGGAAATTATAGATATATTGTTAGAACCATTATTTCCTGAAATGTTATCCGGAAATGAAATTAAAGCGGCAAGTATTCCTTTTTCATTTACAGCTTTTAAGTTTACGGAGCGTTTTGCTAGTATAATACAAAATGCAGGAGAAGGTTATGATTTGCAAGCTAGGAATTTTGAGGATGACTTAATGTATATTTATTCTTGTACGTTAATCTTAGCAATTGTATACAATTATCCTATAGATTTAAAAAGACCATTCTTTTTTGATATTCCAGATACGCAATTGGGGATAATGAAGCATTATAGAGTAGCTTTTAATGGTGATTTTATGGAGGTGTATCCTACCGAAAATGCACCTAAAATTACTCAAGAAGATATAAAAGTACTTTTAGATAACTTTGATAATATAGAAATATGGAGAGAAAAGTTTCCTCCAAATTCATATATATTTAAGGGATTTGGTATCATGAATTTGTTTGATGTGACTGCAGATGAAACATTGAGCGCCATTAGAACTAATTTATTAGAAAAAGATGATGGTAGTATTGTAGAAAAATTACAAACAAGTCTACAAGAATTTTATACTATTAAAGATTTAAAAGTTGGATTTTCTGTATTTGATATCAGTAATATACAGTCGGAATCATTAAGAGTAAAAAAATCAGAAAGTTTAGTGATTGAAGAAGGAGCGGCTATTGCATGTAATGATTTCTTTTGTCATTATATTTTAAATAAAATATTTAGTGATACTGAAACTGTAGTTCTTTCCGATGTAGAAGCTTATGGAAGAAATACCAATCAGAATCAATTTTATAAAAAATTAGAAGCCCATGATATAGGTAGTATTATTTTAATACCTATAAAAACTACTAATGAAAAAGATTTGGTTTTGTTAGAGATAGCATCGCCAAGAGCTTATGAATTAAATTCGGTAAATAAGCAAAAACTAAAAGATATTATTCCTGTTTTTGAAGCTGCAGCAGAACGTAACTCTGAGGAGTTTTTAAATATTTTAGAGGCTACTATTCAAGAACATTATACATCCATTCATCCATCAGTAAAATGGCGTTTTTATGAAGCTGCTGAAAACTATCAGAATGCTTTATATGCTAAAGAAGAAGATGCTAAAATAGAGCAAATTGTTTTTGAAGATGTATATCCGTTGTATGGGCAAATAGATATTTCAGGATCTTCTATAGCAAGAAACCTAGCAATTAAAGAAGATTTAACCACACAGTTAACATTGGCTATAAATGTTTTGTGTGAAGCATGTAAGACAGAAGAACTCCCTATCTATGAAGAGTTGATGTTTCGTGTTAAAGAATATTTGAATGAGGTAAAGACTGGATTAAAAGCAGGAGATGAAATAGGTATTTTAGACTTTTTAAAGAAAGATATTTACCCAGTATTCAATCACATTAAAGAAATTGATACTTCATTAAAAGATTTAGTGAAGACATATACTAACAGTTTAGATAAAAACTTACAAGTAGTATATAACAAACGTAAGTCATATGAAGAAAGTGTAACGAAGCTGAATGATAAATTGGCTAAGTTTATAGATAAAAAGCAAGAAGAAGCACAGGCAATGTTTCCTCACTATTTTGAACGTTATAAAACGGACGGAGTAGAATACAATATGTATATAGGACAAGCTTTAACTAAGCAGAAAAAGTTTGATGATTTGTATTTGTATAACTTACGTTTATGGCAACTACAAACCATGTGTGAAATGGAAAACCTAGCCAATGTAACTAGAAAAACATTAACACATGATTTAAAAGTAGCTTCTTTAATCCTAGTACATAGTAATTCACTAGCTATTAAATTTAGAATGGATGAAAAGCAGTTTGATGTAGACGGTGCTTATAATATCCGTTATGAAATTATAAAAAAGCGTATTGATAAGGCTTATATTAAAAATACCAATGAACGTTTAACAGTACCTGGAAAAATAGCTATTGTATACTCTCAAGAAAAAGATGCTAGAGAATATACAAAGTATATCAAGTATTTACAATCTAAAAATCTTTTGGGAGAGTTGGAGCAATTAGAGTTGGAAGATTTACAAGGAGTTTCTGGATTAAAAGCTATGAGAGTTGAGGTGATTTATCATGATGAAAATAATAAGAAACCGACAATTTCTGTAGAAGAACTTTTTATGGACTTAAAAAAAGAGTTAAAAAGTTAA